In a single window of the Drosophila albomicans strain 15112-1751.03 chromosome 3, ASM965048v2, whole genome shotgun sequence genome:
- the LOC117570263 gene encoding ATP-dependent RNA helicase DHX15 homolog isoform X2 gives MSKRRIEVGETYTTKKNRETEASTSAAAASAAGTVAQILGGFVPSKQPPTMNPFTNKPYSTRYQNLYKKRISLPVFEYQADFMRLLSQHQCIVLVGETGSGKTTQIPQWCVDFAVSKGRKGVSCTQPRRVAAMSVAQRVSEEMDVILGEEVGYSIRFEDCSSPKTLLKYMTDGMLLREAMSDPMLEQYQVILLDEAHERTLATDILMGVLKEVIRQRNDLKLVVMSATLDAGKFQQYFDNAPLMNVPGRTHPVEIFYTPEPERDYLEAAIRTVIQIHMCEEIEGDILMFLTGQEEIEEACKRIKREIDNLGSEIGELKCIPLYSTLPPNLQQRIFEAAPPPNANGAIGRKVVVSTNIAETSLTIDGVVFVIDPGFAKQKVYNPRIRVESLLVSPISKASAQQRAGRAGRTRPGKCFRLYTEKAFKNEMQDNTYPEILRSNLGTVVLQLKKLGIDDLVHFDFMDPPAPETLMRALELLNYLAALDDDGNLTDLGAVMSEFPLDPQLAKMLIASCQHNCSNEILSITAMLSASRLPS, from the exons ATGTCGAAGCGCCGCATTGAAGTAGGAGAGACATACACAACCAAAAAGAA CAGAGAAACGGAAGCTTCAACATCAGCCGCAGCGGCTTCCGCGGCCGGCACCGTTGCTCAAATACTGGGCGGATTTGTGCCCAGCAAACAG CCGCCAACCATGAATCCCTTCACAAATAAGCCTTATTCGACTCGCTATcagaatttgtataaaaagCGCATCTCGTTGCCGGTATTTGAGTACCAAGCAGACTTTATGCGTCTACTCAGTCAACATCAGTGCATTGTACTGGTTGGTGAAACGGGTTCGGGCAAAACAACACAGATACCACAATGGTGTGTGGACTTTGCGGTCTCCAAAGGACGCAAAGGCGTTTCATGCACACAGCCACGTCGTGTGGCCGCCATGTCAGTGGCGCAACGTGTCTCCGAGGAAATGGACGTGATACTCGGCGAAGAGGTTGGCTACTCCATTCGTTTCGAGGACTGTTCCTCACCCAAGACACTGCTAAAGTACATGACCGATGGTATGTTGTTGCGCGAGGCAATGTCTGATCCCATGCTGGAACAGTATCAGGTTATATTGCTGGATGAGGCCCACGAACGTACGCTAGCCACCGACATATTGATGGGTGTGCTCAAAGAGGTGATCCGGCAACGCAACGATCTTAAACTGGTGGTCATGTCGGCCACGCTCGATGCCGGCAAATTCCAACAGTACTTTGATAATGCGCCTCTCATGAATGTGCCGGGTCGCACGCATCCCGTCGAGATCTTCTATACACCTGAACCGGAGCGTGATTATCTGGAGGCGGCCATACGCACAGTTATCCAGATTCACATGTGTGAGGAAATCGAGG GTGACATACTTATGTTCCTCACAGGTCAAGAGGAAATCGAGGAGGCTTGCAAGCGCATCAAGCGTGAAATTGATAATCTGGGCTCGGAGATTGGCGAACTCAAGTGCATTCCCTTGTACTCCACGCTGCCACCAAATCTACAGCAGCGCATTTTTGAAGCGGCACCTCCTCCAAATGCCAATGGCGCCATTGGCCGCAAGGTTGTCGTGTCCACCAACATTGCTGAGACCTCTCTGACCATTGACGGTGTGGTGTTCGTGATTGATCCCGGCTTTGCCAAGCAGAAAGTGTACAATCCACGTATTCGTGTTGAGAGTTTGCTTGTTTCACCCATATCTAAGGCATCGGCTCAACAGCGTGCCGGTCGTGCCGGACGTACTCGGCCCGGTAAATGTTTCCGCCTATATACCGAGAAGGCATTTAAGAATGAAATGCAAGACAACACATACCCCGAAATTCTGCGCTCCAATTTGG GCACCGTGGTGTTGCAACTGAAGAAACTGGGCATTGATGATCTGgtgcattttgatttcatgGATCCACCAGCACCCGAGACACTTATGCGTGCTCTGGAGCTGCTTAACTATTTGGCTGCTCTCGATGACGACGGTAATCTTACGGATCTTGGTGCTGTAATGTCTGAATTCCCATTGGATCCACAATTGGCCAAGATGTTGATAGCCAGTTGCCAGCACAACTGCTCCAACGAGATACTTTCGATTACGGCTATGCTGTCGG CCTCTAGATTGCCTAGCTGA
- the LOC117570263 gene encoding ATP-dependent RNA helicase DHX15 homolog isoform X1, producing MSKRRIEVGETYTTKKNRETEASTSAAAASAAGTVAQILGGFVPSKQPPTMNPFTNKPYSTRYQNLYKKRISLPVFEYQADFMRLLSQHQCIVLVGETGSGKTTQIPQWCVDFAVSKGRKGVSCTQPRRVAAMSVAQRVSEEMDVILGEEVGYSIRFEDCSSPKTLLKYMTDGMLLREAMSDPMLEQYQVILLDEAHERTLATDILMGVLKEVIRQRNDLKLVVMSATLDAGKFQQYFDNAPLMNVPGRTHPVEIFYTPEPERDYLEAAIRTVIQIHMCEEIEGDILMFLTGQEEIEEACKRIKREIDNLGSEIGELKCIPLYSTLPPNLQQRIFEAAPPPNANGAIGRKVVVSTNIAETSLTIDGVVFVIDPGFAKQKVYNPRIRVESLLVSPISKASAQQRAGRAGRTRPGKCFRLYTEKAFKNEMQDNTYPEILRSNLGTVVLQLKKLGIDDLVHFDFMDPPAPETLMRALELLNYLAALDDDGNLTDLGAVMSEFPLDPQLAKMLIASCQHNCSNEILSITAMLSVPQCFVRPNEAKKVADEAKMRFAHIDGDHLTLLNVYHAFKQSSEDPNWCYDNFINFRSLKSADNVRQQLARIMDRFQLKRSSTEFTSKDYYVNIRKALVQGFFMQVAHLERTGHYLTIKDNQVVQLHPSTCLDHKPDWVIYNEFVLTTKNYIRTVTDVKPEWLLSLAPQYYDLNNFPQCEAKRQLELLQQRMETKQYQKGF from the exons ATGTCGAAGCGCCGCATTGAAGTAGGAGAGACATACACAACCAAAAAGAA CAGAGAAACGGAAGCTTCAACATCAGCCGCAGCGGCTTCCGCGGCCGGCACCGTTGCTCAAATACTGGGCGGATTTGTGCCCAGCAAACAG CCGCCAACCATGAATCCCTTCACAAATAAGCCTTATTCGACTCGCTATcagaatttgtataaaaagCGCATCTCGTTGCCGGTATTTGAGTACCAAGCAGACTTTATGCGTCTACTCAGTCAACATCAGTGCATTGTACTGGTTGGTGAAACGGGTTCGGGCAAAACAACACAGATACCACAATGGTGTGTGGACTTTGCGGTCTCCAAAGGACGCAAAGGCGTTTCATGCACACAGCCACGTCGTGTGGCCGCCATGTCAGTGGCGCAACGTGTCTCCGAGGAAATGGACGTGATACTCGGCGAAGAGGTTGGCTACTCCATTCGTTTCGAGGACTGTTCCTCACCCAAGACACTGCTAAAGTACATGACCGATGGTATGTTGTTGCGCGAGGCAATGTCTGATCCCATGCTGGAACAGTATCAGGTTATATTGCTGGATGAGGCCCACGAACGTACGCTAGCCACCGACATATTGATGGGTGTGCTCAAAGAGGTGATCCGGCAACGCAACGATCTTAAACTGGTGGTCATGTCGGCCACGCTCGATGCCGGCAAATTCCAACAGTACTTTGATAATGCGCCTCTCATGAATGTGCCGGGTCGCACGCATCCCGTCGAGATCTTCTATACACCTGAACCGGAGCGTGATTATCTGGAGGCGGCCATACGCACAGTTATCCAGATTCACATGTGTGAGGAAATCGAGG GTGACATACTTATGTTCCTCACAGGTCAAGAGGAAATCGAGGAGGCTTGCAAGCGCATCAAGCGTGAAATTGATAATCTGGGCTCGGAGATTGGCGAACTCAAGTGCATTCCCTTGTACTCCACGCTGCCACCAAATCTACAGCAGCGCATTTTTGAAGCGGCACCTCCTCCAAATGCCAATGGCGCCATTGGCCGCAAGGTTGTCGTGTCCACCAACATTGCTGAGACCTCTCTGACCATTGACGGTGTGGTGTTCGTGATTGATCCCGGCTTTGCCAAGCAGAAAGTGTACAATCCACGTATTCGTGTTGAGAGTTTGCTTGTTTCACCCATATCTAAGGCATCGGCTCAACAGCGTGCCGGTCGTGCCGGACGTACTCGGCCCGGTAAATGTTTCCGCCTATATACCGAGAAGGCATTTAAGAATGAAATGCAAGACAACACATACCCCGAAATTCTGCGCTCCAATTTGG GCACCGTGGTGTTGCAACTGAAGAAACTGGGCATTGATGATCTGgtgcattttgatttcatgGATCCACCAGCACCCGAGACACTTATGCGTGCTCTGGAGCTGCTTAACTATTTGGCTGCTCTCGATGACGACGGTAATCTTACGGATCTTGGTGCTGTAATGTCTGAATTCCCATTGGATCCACAATTGGCCAAGATGTTGATAGCCAGTTGCCAGCACAACTGCTCCAACGAGATACTTTCGATTACGGCTATGCTGTCGG TGCCACAATGTTTCGTGCGTCCCAATGAGGCAAAGAAGGTTGCGGATGAGGCCAAGATGCGCTTTGCCCACATCGACGGGGATCATCTCACATTGCTGAATGTCTATCACGCCTTCAAGCAGA GCAGCGAGGATCCTAACTGGTGCTACGATAATTTCATTAACTTTCGCTCGTTGAAGAGCGCTGATAATGTGCGACAACAGTTGGCCCGAATTATGGATCGCTTCCAATTGAAGCGTTCCAGCACAGAGTTCACATCCAAGGATTATTATGTGAACATACGCAAGGCTCTAGTGCAGGGCTTCTTCATGCAGGTGGCGCATCTGGAGCGCACTGGTCATTATTTGACCATCAAGGATAATCAGGTTGTGCAGCTGCATCCATCCACATGTCTGGACCACAAGCCCGACTGGGTCATCTACAATGAATTCGTGCTGACCACCAAGAACTACATACGCACCGTCACCGATGTTAAGC CGGAGTGGCTGCTTAGCTTGGCTCCTCAATACTACGATCTGAACAACTTTCCACAATGCGAGGCCAAGCGACAGTTGGAGTTACTGCAACAGCGCATGGAGACAAAGCAGTACCAGAAGGGTTTCTGA